The following coding sequences lie in one Candidatus Hydrogenedentota bacterium genomic window:
- a CDS encoding glycosyltransferase, translated as MSIMTARHSTVIQATRELLDSVPPGSRECMIVGPCAPPDLCGLMEPAVSKLGPFGTVCVIVSQEGEWCGIPEQLAVLWSELGLVSVGVLARSGNGRSETAVALVRSTYDPIAHARALEQQGMPNRALSALDSIESLVNLSVEQTGLIAGEKLRILHAMTIRENARDLAYTYFAHARKQFQLAVHPFPQMHLYYRQFAELWHHLGNDAMAMRLLKSVCHVAPNEESLVLMTRLKPSDAPQPESESSPIWTGKKRPPRILVITHDASDYGMDCLYDGLCIVLGKDNVVEYPWKPTLHGHAREEALNYPCVFEYPGEPLEPAAIEQQLRHGRFDLILFADTVQMSSEETVRRFLDAAPDVPVVVYDPWDDCQPFQHVVLEYLGRPSVAAYFKREMVAGFDYGPNSFPLPFGYPDRLVPKDIDVPRTHDLFWAGKRIFGTRSLYLDYLQSKGYDVNRHYSQEDYRKAIATARVGLSFFGFGYDTVRYWELPAHGVMLLAERPPIRIPHNFVHGESALFFDDLLELEERLAYMSSHQDECMEIARAGAAIFREHHTASARARQLLGRIESLATW; from the coding sequence ATGTCTATCATGACCGCGCGTCATTCGACGGTTATCCAAGCCACGCGTGAATTGCTTGACTCGGTACCACCTGGATCGCGCGAATGCATGATCGTCGGGCCCTGCGCTCCGCCGGATTTGTGCGGCCTCATGGAGCCTGCTGTATCCAAGCTCGGTCCGTTCGGGACTGTCTGTGTAATTGTCAGCCAAGAAGGCGAATGGTGCGGCATTCCTGAACAACTTGCCGTGCTGTGGAGTGAGCTCGGACTTGTTTCCGTGGGCGTTCTGGCACGCTCAGGAAATGGACGAAGCGAAACGGCGGTTGCTCTGGTCCGTAGTACCTACGACCCTATCGCGCATGCCCGAGCTCTCGAGCAGCAAGGCATGCCTAATCGAGCCTTAAGTGCGCTCGATTCGATTGAGAGTCTCGTCAACCTTAGCGTTGAGCAGACCGGACTGATTGCGGGAGAGAAGCTGCGAATCCTCCATGCCATGACGATTCGAGAGAACGCGCGGGATCTCGCCTACACGTATTTCGCGCACGCACGAAAGCAATTTCAGCTTGCGGTACATCCGTTTCCGCAAATGCACCTTTACTACAGGCAGTTCGCAGAGTTGTGGCATCACCTCGGAAACGACGCGATGGCAATGCGTCTGTTGAAGTCGGTTTGTCATGTTGCGCCCAACGAAGAATCCTTGGTGTTGATGACCCGACTGAAGCCCTCCGACGCGCCGCAGCCGGAATCTGAATCGTCGCCAATATGGACGGGCAAAAAACGGCCTCCTCGCATCCTGGTTATTACACACGACGCTTCGGACTACGGAATGGACTGCCTCTATGACGGGCTGTGCATTGTGCTGGGAAAAGACAACGTCGTTGAGTACCCGTGGAAACCCACATTGCATGGGCATGCGCGCGAAGAGGCGCTCAACTATCCGTGCGTATTCGAGTACCCCGGCGAACCTCTTGAACCCGCGGCCATCGAGCAACAACTTCGCCACGGACGGTTCGACCTCATCCTTTTTGCAGACACGGTTCAAATGTCGAGCGAGGAAACCGTGCGCAGATTTCTAGATGCCGCGCCCGACGTGCCCGTCGTCGTGTACGACCCCTGGGACGATTGCCAGCCATTCCAGCATGTTGTTTTGGAGTACCTGGGAAGGCCATCCGTTGCAGCATACTTCAAGCGGGAAATGGTGGCCGGTTTCGACTATGGTCCCAACAGTTTTCCGCTTCCGTTCGGGTATCCGGATCGCCTGGTCCCGAAGGACATCGATGTGCCGCGGACGCACGATCTCTTCTGGGCAGGGAAGCGCATCTTCGGGACACGCTCGCTCTACCTTGACTACCTCCAATCGAAGGGATACGACGTCAACCGCCACTATTCGCAGGAAGACTACCGCAAAGCGATCGCGACTGCCCGTGTAGGGCTAAGTTTCTTCGGGTTTGGATACGACACCGTGCGCTATTGGGAACTTCCGGCGCATGGCGTCATGCTGCTCGCCGAACGGCCGCCGATACGTATACCCCACAATTTCGTCCACGGAGAATCCGCGCTGTTCTTCGATGATCTCCTCGAATTGGAGGAGAGATTG